In Longimicrobiaceae bacterium, the DNA window CCGCGTTCCATCTGCCGATGAACACGCGGGTGAACGTCGGGAGACGAATATCGGCAGATGGGCTCGCATCCCACATCAGGAGCGATCTCCAAAGTCGATGCGAGGAGTCTTCAGCGGATGAGCAGCGGTGATGACGACAGTCGCGGGAGATGCTGTAGATGCGGACGCGACGAGCGGCCGCTGTTCGATCGGGGCGGGGATTCGGCGGATGCGAGGCGATCCGTCAGCCCGCCTGGGCGGTGGCGGCGGGGCCGCGGAGGCGGTCGGCGAGCCAGCCGGCCGTCCACTCGATCGCGTCGGGCGGGAGGATGTGGCCGGCATTGAACCAGCGGATCTCCTTCGGCTCGCCCGCCGCGGCGAAGAGGCGCTCGGCCTGCTCCGGGCGCACTGTGCGGTCGTTCCGGCCGTGCACCATCAGCAGCGGCCGGCCGGCGAGCTTGCGGACGGCGCGCACCGGGTCCGCCACGCCGCGCGCAATGCTGGCGAGCGGCGTTCCGCCCGGCAGGTCGCCGCCCGCGGCCAGGACGACGGCGCGGAGCTGCCTGTCGTCGGCCGCGAGCTGCACGGAGAGGAAGGAGCCGAGCGAGTAGCCCAGCACGGCGGTGCATCCCGCGTCGATCTCGCGGCGGGCGCGCAGGTAGTGCGCCGCGAGCTGCGTCTCCGTCCGCGCCTGGCGCCAGAGCGAGAAGATGGCGAGCGGGTTGCGCGCCGCCTGCATCTGCAGAGGGTCCGCGCGCGTGCCGTGCAGCGGCAAGTCCACCGACAGGCTGGCGATTCCGCGCCGCAGCAGTGCCGGCCCGATGCTCTCGGACAGGTGCTCCTTCCGCGACGAGTAGCCGTGCAGCATCAGCACGCCGGGCACCGGGCCGGACGCATGGGGCAGCAGGAGCACGCCGGGGATGGGCTCACCGATGGTGCGGAACTCGAGCAGCACGCGGCGGCCGCCGGGGACCGCCGTCTCGGAGCGCGTGGTCTGATGGATCTGCAGCTTGCTCGCCATGCCCGCCTTGCGAGGCAAGAACGCTGCCGGACCGCACTTGCGCCCCCGAACGGCGGCGGTGCCTGGAACGCCTTTCCGCCGTACCCGAAAGATGATGTACGGCGGGAGACTCGCGCGGCGTGATGCGTCGGCGTGCGCGGATGGCGCGAGGCTCCTGCCGGGGCGGGGAGACCCCGGACGGAGGCGGGCCAGGCAGTATCGGCCCGCCGGAGGAGGAGGCTGCCCGCCCCCGCGGAGGAGACCGGCAGCAGTACCGCCGGGCTCCGTAGCGGTCCGCGCGACGCAACTTCCGTCCGCCGCCCGTTCTCGCCCCGACACATCGGCAGGCGCGCAGGGCCGGACGGATTGCCCGCGCCGCGAACCCGCACTAAGATCCGGCATGACCCGACGATCCTCGCTCCGCAACCGCGCCATGCGATACTCCGCCGCCCCGCTCGCAGTCCTGCTCCTGCTCGCCGCGTGCGGCAGCGACAACCCGGCCGTCCCGAACGCGGTGCCGGTAACCGGGCACTGGACCGGCACGACCACCGGCGCCGCGGGCACGTTCACCTTCGCGCTGGACCTGAAGGAGAGCGGGCAGGACGTGACCGGCACGGGCACCGTGGCCGCCGCCTCGTCCACGGTCCCCGTGACGGTGACCGGCACGCACGTGCTGACTTCGCTGGGCCTGCGCCTCGCCGCGCCCGGCTACGTGGACGTCACCTACAGCAGCACCCTCAACGCCCGCGCCGACTCCGCCGCCGGGACGCTGGTCGGCTCGTCGCTCGACGCGCTGACGCTGTCCATCGTCCGCCGCTGACCGGCCGACGACGGCCGAGCCACATCCCACCCGACTTCCGCGCTTCCTGCCGCCGCAGCCTTCTCGATCACGTCGCTTCCGTTGATGCGATGTTCCTGCCGGAGTTCCGTGCGTCGCGGGTGCGGCGGCCGGGAACCATCGCCCGGCTGGGGAGTTCCACCACGGCAGCGGGCGGCGAAGGCGTGACGGCGCCGCCCTTCCTCCCTCCCGTCCAGCGGGAGGGCCGATCGTGAACCGTATCCTCACGGCTCCCATGAAGAAGCAAGCTTTCGCGGGCCTTCTGATCGCGCTCGCCACGGCTGCCGGCACCCGCCACGCCGCCGCGCAGACCGGCATGCTCCCCATCTCCGCCGAGGTCCGCGTGGACGTGGGCATCCCCGTGAACACCGCACGCGAAATCGCCAAGACGGGCGTAGGCTTCATTGCAGACGCGGCGCTAACCCTCACGCCGCGCTTTGCGGTGTACGGCGGATACAGCCGCTTCAACTTCGACAGCAAGACCGCCGGAATCGAAGTGCGCGACGACGGGTTCGACGTGGGCGGCAAGGCGCTGCTGGGCACCGGCGGCGGGCAGTACATGTCGTTCGTCCAGGTCGGCGCGCTCTTCCACAACGGCGACACGGGCTTCGAAGCCCGCCTTGGCGGCGACTACCCGCTTGGCGGCGGCCTCACGCTGACGCCCGCCATCGGCTACCGGAAGATCAGCGACTTCGACTACGTCACCGCCGGCGTGGGCCTCTCGGTTCACCTGTAGCACCAGACGCTATCGACTCAGAGAGGGGCTGCCTTCCGCGTGGGAGGCAGCCCCTCTGCTCATACGCATCCTTGTCCGCCGATCGAAGTGCGTCTTCGAACACGTCAATCTCCCGTATCCCATCGCAGTTCCATACGGTGAGCGTGTGCGACGAATCCCGGGAAGGGCGGTGTGTGGCGCTCGATCCTCAGCCCGTTGCGGGTGCCAGCGTCGCGGGACGTGGGATGCCTGGCAGGGCGATGGAGTCCGGCACCGTGGCAGGCGTGTCGATCTCTGCCGGGAGGGTGATGGTGAATCCGGTGCCGCGGCCGGGCTCGCTCTCCACGCCGATCTCGCCGCCCAGCATCTCGCAGAACCGGCGGGTGATGGTGAGGCCCAGGCCGGTGCCGCCGTAGCGCCGCGTGGTGGACGCGTCGGCCTGCGTGAACGGCTGGAAGAGGCGCCCCATCTCCGCCTCCGTCATCCCGATTCCCGTGTCGGTCACGCGGAAGGCGACGCGGCGGCCGTCCTCCGTCCGCTCGACGGCGACGGTTACGGTGCCGCGCTCGGTGAACTTCAGGGCATTGCTGAGCAGGTTCAGCAGCATCTGCCGCAGCTTGGTGACGTCCGTGCGCATGGTGCCCAGGTCCGGCCGGCTCTCCATCCGCAGCTCGTTGCCGCGCTTGGCCGCGAGCGGGCGAACGGTCGCCAGCACCTCGCCCAGCAGCGCCGCAAGGCCGAACGTCTCCGGGTAGATGTCCATCTTCCCCGCCTCGATCTTCGACACGTCCAGGATGTCGTTGATCAGCCCCAGCAGCGACCGGCCGGAGTCGCGGATGCGTTCCAGGTCTGGCGACAGCTCGTCCAATCCGCGGTCCTCAACCTCCTCCATCAGCAGTTCCGAGAAGCCGATGATGGCGTTGAGCGGCGTGCGCAGCTCGTGGCTCATGTTCGCCAGGAACTGCGTCTTGGTGAGGCTGGCCTGCTCCGCGACCTCCTTCGCGACGCGCAGCTCCTCCTCGCCGCGTTTGCGCTCTGTCACGTCGTGCATCACCAGCAGCTTGCCGCTGAGGAAGCCCTTGGGATCCAGCAGCGGCGAGATGCGCAGGTCGTAGTCGCGGCGCGC includes these proteins:
- a CDS encoding alpha/beta hydrolase; the encoded protein is MASKLQIHQTTRSETAVPGGRRVLLEFRTIGEPIPGVLLLPHASGPVPGVLMLHGYSSRKEHLSESIGPALLRRGIASLSVDLPLHGTRADPLQMQAARNPLAIFSLWRQARTETQLAAHYLRARREIDAGCTAVLGYSLGSFLSVQLAADDRQLRAVVLAAGGDLPGGTPLASIARGVADPVRAVRKLAGRPLLMVHGRNDRTVRPEQAERLFAAAGEPKEIRWFNAGHILPPDAIEWTAGWLADRLRGPAATAQAG